The Streptomyces sp. P9-A4 genome contains a region encoding:
- the folP gene encoding dihydropteroate synthase produces the protein MLRLGRREFGPHEPVIMAIVNRTPDSFYDQGATFRDEPALARVERAVAEGAAIIDIGGVKAGPGEEVTAEEEARRTVGFVAEVRRRHPDVVISVDTWRADVGAAVCEAGADVLNDAWGGVDPGLAEVAAKYGAGLVCTHAGGAEPRTRPHRVAYEDVMADILRVTVGLAERAASLGVRRDAIMIDPGHDFGKNTRHSLEATRRLGEMAETGWPVLVSLSNKDFVGETLDRPVKERVLGTLATTAVSAWLGAQVYRVHEVAETKQVLDMVASIAGHRPPAVARRGLA, from the coding sequence ATGCTGCGCTTGGGACGGCGTGAATTCGGGCCGCACGAGCCGGTGATCATGGCGATCGTGAACCGGACCCCGGACTCCTTCTACGACCAGGGCGCGACCTTCCGCGACGAGCCGGCGCTCGCCCGGGTCGAGCGGGCGGTGGCCGAGGGTGCCGCGATCATCGACATCGGCGGGGTGAAGGCGGGCCCCGGCGAGGAGGTGACGGCCGAGGAGGAGGCGCGGCGCACGGTCGGTTTCGTCGCCGAGGTACGCCGGCGCCACCCCGATGTCGTGATCAGCGTGGACACCTGGCGGGCGGACGTCGGCGCGGCGGTCTGCGAGGCCGGGGCGGACGTGCTGAACGACGCGTGGGGCGGGGTGGATCCCGGGCTCGCCGAGGTGGCCGCGAAGTACGGCGCGGGGCTGGTGTGCACGCACGCGGGCGGCGCCGAGCCGCGGACCCGGCCGCACCGGGTCGCGTACGAGGACGTGATGGCGGACATCCTGCGCGTGACGGTGGGGCTCGCGGAGCGCGCGGCCTCGCTGGGGGTGCGCCGGGACGCGATCATGATCGACCCGGGCCATGACTTCGGGAAGAACACCCGGCACAGCCTGGAGGCGACGCGGCGGCTCGGGGAGATGGCCGAGACGGGGTGGCCGGTGCTGGTGTCCCTGTCGAACAAGGACTTCGTCGGGGAGACGCTGGACCGGCCGGTGAAGGAGCGGGTACTCGGGACGCTCGCCACCACGGCCGTCTCGGCGTGGCTGGGCGCCCAGGTCTACCGGGTGCACGAGGTCGCGGAGACGAAGCAGGTCCTCGACATGGTGGCGTCCATCGCGGGACACCGCCCGCCGGCGGTGGCCAGGCGCGGGCTGGCGTAG
- a CDS encoding DUF3117 domain-containing protein has product MAAMKPRTGDGPLEVTKEGRGIVMRVPLEGGGRLVVELTPDEAEALGDALKKVVG; this is encoded by the coding sequence ATGGCGGCCATGAAGCCGCGGACGGGTGACGGCCCGCTCGAGGTGACCAAGGAGGGGCGGGGCATCGTCATGCGCGTTCCGCTCGAAGGCGGCGGTCGGCTTGTCGTCGAGCTGACCCCGGACGAGGCCGAGGCGCTGGGCGACGCCCTGAAGAAGGTCGTCGGCTGA
- a CDS encoding M9 family metallopeptidase, which yields MKSARITGLPYRVRLLTATVTSCLALGMLAPMSQAATPSPAPAAPRATQAAPQPAPDPSPQTREADRGFGAIPAAQRTPFLPATSPAATAKLSTSRALTAAACNVSDFTSRTGGALVEQIKASEAGCVNQLFTITGGDANGAFREAQMVTVANALRDNATAYPGDNSTSTYQLVLFLRAGYYVQWYHPTDVGTYGPNLQTAIRGALDGFFANSHSRDVTTANAGTLGETVTLIDSAQENVRYLPVVKRLLDGYDASTYNSVAGMPGAVNNVFTVLFRGHQTDGFLAAVQADPSLLDSVYGFVSRNTALFGGDFAYLPYNGTRELGRFLKYPELQAKIKPLLRQLADQSAPSGRLAYLWAAVAEMVEAYDSSHAADYGTADSVARLRAGILTISHTCSPSIKVLAQQVTPENLASACDSLMKQDAYFHSVARDRGAVADDLNTTIEVVVFDTSFDYQVFAAAIYGIDTNNGGMYLEGNPAVAGNQPRFLAYEDTRVRPDFQVWNLNHEYTHYLDGRFNMYGDFTAGVSTPTIWWIEGFAEYVSYSYRKLPYDGAIAAAGRHTYSLSTLFDTTYENTNTERTYRWGYLAVRYMLEKHRSDMDSVLAKYRAGDWNGARTILKDTIGNRYDADFDAWLTSCAAGACATTPDPGPGPTLPECSGADVRQLGQNCARSNEAATTGNYAYHYVYLPAGVQQLKITTTGANGNADLYYNASSWATTGSFTGSSVKTGSVETLTVNNPPAGYVYISLYAKEGFTGASVSLEY from the coding sequence TTGAAATCCGCCCGGATAACCGGACTGCCGTACCGCGTACGGCTTCTGACCGCCACCGTGACGTCCTGTCTGGCCCTCGGAATGCTCGCCCCGATGAGCCAGGCCGCCACCCCCAGCCCGGCCCCCGCCGCGCCCCGCGCCACGCAGGCCGCGCCGCAGCCCGCGCCGGACCCCTCCCCCCAGACCCGCGAGGCCGACCGGGGGTTCGGGGCGATCCCCGCCGCCCAGCGGACCCCGTTCCTGCCGGCCACCAGCCCCGCCGCGACGGCCAAGCTCTCCACCTCGCGGGCCCTGACCGCCGCCGCCTGCAACGTCAGCGACTTCACCAGCCGCACCGGCGGCGCCCTGGTCGAGCAGATCAAGGCCTCGGAGGCGGGCTGCGTCAACCAGCTGTTCACCATCACGGGCGGGGACGCCAACGGCGCCTTCCGCGAGGCCCAGATGGTGACCGTCGCCAACGCGCTGCGCGACAACGCCACCGCGTACCCCGGCGACAACAGCACCTCGACCTACCAGCTGGTGCTGTTCCTCCGCGCCGGCTACTACGTCCAGTGGTACCACCCGACCGACGTCGGCACCTACGGCCCGAACCTGCAGACCGCGATCCGCGGCGCGCTCGACGGCTTCTTCGCCAACAGCCACTCGCGCGACGTCACCACCGCCAACGCGGGCACCCTCGGCGAGACCGTCACCCTGATCGACAGCGCCCAGGAGAACGTCCGCTACCTCCCGGTCGTCAAGCGCCTCCTCGACGGCTACGACGCGAGCACCTACAACTCCGTCGCGGGCATGCCGGGCGCCGTCAACAACGTCTTCACCGTGCTCTTCCGCGGCCACCAGACGGACGGCTTCCTCGCCGCCGTCCAGGCCGACCCGAGCCTGCTCGACAGCGTCTACGGCTTCGTCTCCCGGAACACCGCGCTCTTCGGCGGCGACTTCGCCTACCTGCCGTACAACGGCACCCGCGAGCTCGGCCGCTTCCTCAAGTACCCGGAACTCCAGGCCAAGATCAAGCCGCTCCTGCGGCAGCTCGCGGACCAGAGCGCCCCGAGCGGTCGGCTCGCCTACCTGTGGGCCGCCGTCGCCGAGATGGTCGAGGCGTACGACTCCTCGCACGCCGCCGACTACGGCACCGCGGACTCCGTCGCCCGGCTGCGCGCCGGCATCCTCACCATCAGCCACACGTGCAGCCCCTCCATCAAGGTGCTGGCCCAGCAGGTGACCCCCGAGAACCTGGCCTCCGCCTGCGACAGCCTCATGAAGCAGGACGCGTACTTCCACTCGGTGGCCCGTGACCGGGGCGCCGTCGCCGACGACCTCAACACCACCATCGAGGTCGTGGTCTTCGACACCAGCTTCGACTACCAGGTGTTCGCCGCCGCCATCTACGGCATCGACACCAACAACGGTGGCATGTACCTGGAGGGCAACCCCGCCGTCGCGGGCAACCAGCCCCGGTTCCTCGCCTACGAGGACACCCGCGTGCGTCCCGACTTCCAGGTGTGGAACCTGAACCACGAGTACACGCACTACCTCGACGGCCGCTTCAACATGTACGGCGACTTCACCGCCGGAGTGTCCACCCCGACCATCTGGTGGATCGAGGGCTTCGCCGAGTACGTCTCCTACTCCTACCGGAAGCTGCCCTACGACGGGGCGATCGCCGCGGCCGGGCGCCACACCTACTCGCTGAGCACCCTCTTCGACACCACCTACGAGAACACCAACACCGAGCGCACCTACCGCTGGGGCTACCTCGCCGTCCGCTACATGCTGGAGAAGCACCGCTCCGACATGGACTCCGTGCTCGCCAAGTACCGCGCGGGTGACTGGAACGGCGCCCGCACCATCCTCAAGGACACCATCGGCAACCGCTACGACGCCGACTTCGACGCCTGGCTGACCAGCTGCGCCGCCGGTGCCTGCGCCACCACCCCGGACCCGGGCCCCGGTCCGACCCTGCCCGAGTGCTCCGGCGCCGACGTCCGCCAGCTGGGCCAGAACTGCGCCCGCAGCAACGAGGCCGCGACCACCGGCAACTACGCGTACCACTACGTGTACCTGCCGGCCGGCGTCCAGCAGCTGAAGATCACCACCACCGGTGCCAACGGCAACGCCGACCTGTACTACAACGCGTCCAGCTGGGCCACCACGGGCAGCTTCACCGGCAGCTCCGTCAAGACCGGCAGCGTCGAGACCCTGACCGTGAACAACCCGCCCGCCGGGTACGTCTACATCAGCCTGTACGCCAAGGAGGGCTTCACGGGGGCGAGCGTCTCCCTCGAGTACTGA
- a CDS encoding enoyl-CoA hydratase/isomerase family protein yields MADTVLYEVSDGLATITLNRPEAMNAMNVATKVALRDAVETAATDPAVRAVLLTAAGDRAFCVGQDLKEHVGLLMADQESGTSETMNTVRDHYNPITTALAGMAKPVVAGVNGVAAGAGFGFALAADFRVVAETASFNTAFAGVALTADSGVSWTLPRLIGASRASDLLLFPRTISAQEAYELGIANRLVPAADLAAEAEKVARKLAAGPTVAYAALKESLAFGAGHSLTEALEKEEELQTRAGASEDHTIAVRAFVAKEKPTYLGR; encoded by the coding sequence ATGGCCGACACGGTTCTGTACGAGGTGAGCGACGGACTCGCCACCATCACGCTCAACCGCCCCGAGGCCATGAACGCCATGAACGTGGCGACCAAGGTGGCCCTCCGGGACGCGGTGGAGACCGCCGCGACGGACCCCGCCGTACGGGCGGTGCTGCTCACCGCGGCCGGCGACCGGGCGTTCTGCGTCGGCCAGGACCTCAAGGAGCACGTGGGGCTGCTCATGGCGGACCAGGAGTCCGGCACCAGCGAGACCATGAACACGGTCCGCGACCACTACAACCCGATCACCACGGCCCTCGCGGGCATGGCGAAGCCGGTGGTGGCGGGCGTGAACGGCGTCGCGGCGGGGGCCGGCTTCGGCTTCGCGCTCGCGGCGGACTTCCGGGTGGTCGCGGAGACCGCCTCGTTCAACACCGCGTTCGCGGGCGTGGCGCTCACCGCCGACTCGGGCGTGTCCTGGACGCTGCCCCGGCTGATCGGCGCGAGCCGGGCGTCCGACCTGCTGCTCTTCCCGCGCACGATCAGCGCGCAGGAGGCGTACGAACTGGGCATCGCGAACCGCCTGGTCCCGGCCGCCGACCTCGCCGCCGAGGCCGAGAAGGTGGCCCGGAAGCTGGCGGCGGGCCCGACGGTGGCGTACGCGGCCCTGAAGGAGTCCCTCGCCTTCGGCGCCGGCCACTCGCTCACCGAGGCGCTGGAGAAGGAGGAGGAGCTCCAGACCCGGGCGGGCGCCTCCGAGGACCACACGATCGCGGTCCGCGCCTTCGTCGCCAAGGAGAAGCCCACGTACCTGGGCCGCTGA
- a CDS encoding FG-GAP repeat domain-containing protein: protein MANTQWEVENGRAWMDWVSSDTPRPAALPAESRFGDLNNDGVADLLERTADGRLWFLGGFRDADWNAKGLLVGGGWNGMTQLVRHGDYDGDGCEDVYARDRAGVLWLYPGNGKGWFKPRVKIGGGWNTMREFDAVGDITGDGRRDLVARDTAGVLWTYPGNGRGWFGARKKVGGGWNAMNRLVAPGDMTGDGRSDLVARDGSRALWLYPGTGRGTFGARVRLPYAWPSDAPVFSVGDVTGDGASDLMRPIDWNQLYIYAGNGRGGLAGPQADMGWDSAERVHVF from the coding sequence GTGGCGAACACCCAGTGGGAGGTCGAGAACGGGCGCGCGTGGATGGACTGGGTCTCCAGCGACACCCCGCGCCCGGCCGCTCTCCCGGCCGAGTCCAGGTTCGGCGACCTCAACAACGACGGCGTCGCCGACCTCCTCGAACGCACCGCGGACGGTCGTCTCTGGTTCCTCGGCGGTTTCCGCGACGCCGACTGGAACGCCAAGGGCCTCCTGGTCGGCGGCGGCTGGAACGGCATGACCCAGCTCGTCCGGCACGGCGACTACGACGGCGACGGCTGCGAGGACGTCTACGCCCGCGACCGGGCCGGCGTGCTGTGGCTCTACCCGGGCAACGGCAAGGGCTGGTTCAAGCCCCGCGTCAAGATCGGCGGCGGCTGGAACACGATGAGGGAGTTCGACGCGGTCGGGGACATCACCGGTGACGGCCGCCGTGACCTGGTCGCCCGGGACACCGCCGGCGTCCTGTGGACGTACCCGGGCAACGGCCGGGGCTGGTTCGGCGCCCGCAAGAAGGTCGGCGGCGGCTGGAACGCCATGAACCGGCTCGTGGCACCCGGCGACATGACCGGCGACGGCAGGTCCGACCTGGTCGCCCGGGACGGCTCGCGCGCCCTCTGGCTCTACCCGGGCACCGGCCGTGGCACGTTCGGCGCCCGGGTCAGACTGCCGTACGCCTGGCCTTCGGACGCCCCGGTGTTCTCCGTCGGCGACGTGACGGGCGACGGCGCGTCGGACCTGATGCGGCCGATCGACTGGAACCAGCTCTACATCTACGCCGGCAACGGCCGCGGCGGCCTCGCCGGCCCGCAGGCCGACATGGGCTGGGACTCCGCCGAACGCGTCCACGTCTTCTGA
- a CDS encoding DNA-3-methyladenine glycosylase I produces MTAGGAVPGPDGRLRCPWGLSTEDYVAYHDEEWGRPVHGDDALFERLCLEAFQSGLSWITILRRREGFRTAFEGFRIASVAEFGDADRERLLVDEGIIRNRAKIDATLANAKLLAGWSPGELDTLIWSYAPDPEARPAPRTVSDVPAVTDESTALSKALKKRGLRFIGPTTAYALMQACGLVDDHVADCVARGGR; encoded by the coding sequence ATGACGGCCGGCGGGGCGGTCCCGGGCCCGGACGGGCGGCTCCGCTGCCCCTGGGGCCTGTCGACCGAGGACTACGTGGCGTACCACGACGAGGAGTGGGGCCGCCCGGTCCACGGCGACGACGCGCTCTTCGAGCGGCTCTGTCTGGAGGCCTTCCAGTCGGGCCTGTCGTGGATCACGATCCTGCGCCGCCGCGAGGGGTTCCGCACCGCCTTCGAGGGCTTCCGGATCGCCTCGGTCGCCGAGTTCGGGGACGCGGACCGCGAACGGCTCCTCGTGGACGAGGGCATCATCCGCAACCGCGCCAAGATCGACGCGACCCTGGCCAACGCGAAGCTGCTCGCCGGCTGGTCCCCGGGCGAACTCGACACGCTGATCTGGTCGTACGCCCCCGATCCGGAGGCCCGCCCCGCCCCGCGTACGGTCTCCGACGTGCCGGCGGTCACCGACGAGTCCACGGCCCTCTCGAAGGCCCTCAAGAAGCGCGGGCTCCGCTTCATCGGCCCGACGACGGCCTACGCCCTGATGCAGGCCTGCGGGCTGGTGGACGACCACGTGGCGGACTGCGTGGCCCGGGGCGGACGGTAG